One genomic region from Athalia rosae chromosome 3, iyAthRosa1.1, whole genome shotgun sequence encodes:
- the LOC105686565 gene encoding leucine-rich repeat and calponin homology domain-containing protein isoform X4 gives MAMVASNMSGHIQKQLTRSLERILEEAHLSGELKLSGRKLKEFPKTGVKYNLCDTVTADLSKNRFAELPEEVTEYPFLEKLQLYHNAIRVIPDTVVMLQSLAYLDLSRNQLTTLPREVCRLPLQTLLVAHNRLVSLPEELGRMSALAELDAGCNEISTLPPRIGDLPRLRSLDLRSNLLVQLPIELTYLRLVKLDISGNRISVLPNELRKMKSLIDLNLTENPLTSPPASLCARGRIHIFKYLERQAAKHERARGGRARRGPLEARGHATLDTRPHRRHNVDSGYSTSDGVDKRWSQEINSGVHEGDIRGTWRQECSPLSIALPARDAGINGSCSGTSTPSTISPGEHTSLEDELGKVGKAMILHDQLEKRRLDTSVPENVGDPRRLTSAHCPISTNAPREYKEALRQQRVNEGPSVYRLREQVMPPGNESNNESQSNESDAAIHTKDNSQTNKQIFTEENSLKRPVQKVTPSRINYQNSGIFNGSSNNEYNNKNGKPMEQAYRKPNSPVKSSSGISSMNSSPSHTPRLVKTAMGYVDGNKSPNRNNGSPKAARSVTWNSNMPEKYSFTMRREFERAKEEADLIEQLRNHIETRLKMALPEELAPALTDGVVLCHLANHVRPRSVASIHVPSPAVPKLTMARCRRNVDNFLEACRKIGVDEEVLLDGEAIMDVGYMDAYGLEALGRLVSSLVEFEGSKEPAGSSRTIQDHVLSAMLFATFITTLMLLYVFPLPE, from the exons ATGGCGATGGTCGCGTCGAATATGAGTGGTCATATACAAAAACAGTTGACCCGCTCCTTGGAGCGGATTTTGGAAGAGGCCCACCTGAGTGGCGAGCTCAAACTCAGCGGGCGCAAGCTCAAGGAGTTCCCGAAAACCGGTGTCAAGTACAACTTGTGCGACACCGTTACCGCAG ATTTGTCGAAGAATCGGTTTGCAGAACTACCGGAAGAGGTGACAGAGTACCCTTTTCTCGAGAAGCTGCAACTTTATCACAATGCTATACGAGTGATTCCCGATACCGTTGTGATGCTCCAGTCCCTCGCTTACCTGGACTTAAG TCGTAACCAACTGACTACCCTTCCTCGCGAAGTATGCAGACTTCCGTTGCAAACTTTGCTAGTAGCGCACAACAGACTGGTCTCACTTCCGGAAGAATTGGGCAGGATGTCAGCCCTCGCCGAACTCGATGCCGGCTGCAATGAAATATCAACCCTTCCCCCAAGGATCGGCGATTTGCCCAGACTAAGGAGCCTCGATCTCAGGAGCAATCTTTTGGTACAACTACCCATTG AGTTGACTTACCTTCGACTGGTGAAACTTGATATCAGTGGTAACAGGATATCTGTGCTGCCCAACGAActtagaaaaatgaagagcttGATCGACCTCAACCTCACCGAGAATCCTTTAACCTCACCTCCTGCATCG TTATGCGCACGAGGGCGCATCCACATTTTCAAGTATCTGGAAAGACAGGCCGCAAAGCACGAGAGAGCCAGAGGTGGTAGGGCCCGGCGCGGACCACTGGAGGCTCGAGGACATGCCACTCTCGACACAAGGCCTCATAGACGCCACAATGTCGACAGTGGATACAGCACCAGCGATGGAGTCGATAAGAGATGGTCACAAGAAATAAATTCTGGG GTACACGAGGGTGATATTCGTGGCACTTGGCGCCAGGAGTGTTCGCCGCTTTCTATTGCCTTACCTGCCCGAGACGCAGGCATAAATGGTTCGTGCAGTGGTACCTCGACTCCCAGTACTATTTCGCCAGGAGAACATACCTCGCTGGAAGATGAGCTTGGAAAGGTAGGCAAG gcCATGATACTCCACGACCAACTGGAGAAGAGGAGGTTGGATACCAGCGTGCCTGAAAATGTTGGGGATCCCAGAAGATTGACGTCTGCTCATTGCCCTATCTCGACTAACGCACCGAG AGAATACAAAGAGGCGCTGAGGCAGCAGAGGGTAAACGAGGGTCCGAGCGTGTACAGGCTCCGTGAGCAGGTCATGCCTCCCGGCAATGAATCTAACAACGAATCGCAGAGCAACGAATCAGACGCTGCCATCCACACCAAAGATAACTCCCAAACTAATAAGCAAATATTCACCGAGGAAAACTCCCTTAAAAGGCCCGTACAAAAAGTAACACCTTCTCggataaattatcaaaataGCGGGATCTTCAACGGGAGCAGTAACAacgagtataataataagaatgggAAACCAATGGAACAAGCTTACAGGAAGCCGAACTCACCTGTGAAATCTTCAAGCGGTATTTCGTCAATGAATTCCAGTCCCAGTCACACGCCCAGGCTGGTCAAAACTGCTATGGGATACGTCGATG GTAACAAGAGTCCGAACAGAAACAATGGGAGTCCGAAAGCGGCACGTTCGGTCACTTGGAACAGCAACATgcctgaaaaatattcattcactATGAGGAGAGAGTTTGAACGAGCCAAAGAAGAAGCTGACCTCATCGAACAGCTGCGAAAT CACATAGAGACCAGGCTGAAGATGGCCCTTCCCGAAGAACTGGCACCAGCGTTAACGGACGGAGTTGTTCTCTGCCACTTGGCAAACCACGTCAGACCTCGCTCTGTCGCTAGTATTCACGTTCCTTCCCCTGCAGTG cCAAAGCTGACCATGGCGAGGTGCAGGCGGAATGTGGACAATTTCCTCGAGGCCTGTCGGAAAATCGGAGTTGATGAG GAGGTGTTGTTGGACGGGGAAGCAATCATGGACGTGGGTTACATGGACGCCTATGGGCTGGAGGCTCTCGGGCGTCTTGTATCGTCGCTCGTTGAATTTGAGGGCTCCAAGGAACCTGCAGGTTCATCTCGTACGATTCAGGACCACGTCCTCTCCGCGATGCTTTTTGCCACCTTTATTACCACCCTGATGCTATTATACGTATTCCCTTTACCAGAATAG
- the LOC105686565 gene encoding leucine-rich repeat and calponin homology domain-containing protein isoform X2, whose product MAMVASNMSGHIQKQLTRSLERILEEAHLSGELKLSGRKLKEFPKTGVKYNLCDTVTADLSKNRFAELPEEVTEYPFLEKLQLYHNAIRVIPDTVVMLQSLAYLDLSRNQLTTLPREVCRLPLQTLLVAHNRLVSLPEELGRMSALAELDAGCNEISTLPPRIGDLPRLRSLDLRSNLLVQLPIELTYLRLVKLDISGNRISVLPNELRKMKSLIDLNLTENPLTSPPASLCARGRIHIFKYLERQAAKHERARGGRARRGPLEARGHATLDTRPHRRHNVDSGYSTSDGVDKRWSQEINSGVHEGDIRGTWRQECSPLSIALPARDAGINGSCSGTSTPSTISPGEHTSLEDELGKAMILHDQLEKRRLDTSVPENVGDPRRLTSAHCPISTNAPSHLESIPLTQIVQQPLGTSQSMQPIQTTGNNSPQVNGDEKRPLNHIQTYREYKEALRQQRVNEGPSVYRLREQVMPPGNESNNESQSNESDAAIHTKDNSQTNKQIFTEENSLKRPVQKVTPSRINYQNSGIFNGSSNNEYNNKNGKPMEQAYRKPNSPVKSSSGISSMNSSPSHTPRLVKTAMGYVDGNKSPNRNNGSPKAARSVTWNSNMPEKYSFTMRREFERAKEEADLIEQLRNHIETRLKMALPEELAPALTDGVVLCHLANHVRPRSVASIHVPSPAVPKLTMARCRRNVDNFLEACRKIGVDEEVLLDGEAIMDVGYMDAYGLEALGRLVSSLVEFEGSKEPAGSSRTIQDHVLSAMLFATFITTLMLLYVFPLPE is encoded by the exons ATGGCGATGGTCGCGTCGAATATGAGTGGTCATATACAAAAACAGTTGACCCGCTCCTTGGAGCGGATTTTGGAAGAGGCCCACCTGAGTGGCGAGCTCAAACTCAGCGGGCGCAAGCTCAAGGAGTTCCCGAAAACCGGTGTCAAGTACAACTTGTGCGACACCGTTACCGCAG ATTTGTCGAAGAATCGGTTTGCAGAACTACCGGAAGAGGTGACAGAGTACCCTTTTCTCGAGAAGCTGCAACTTTATCACAATGCTATACGAGTGATTCCCGATACCGTTGTGATGCTCCAGTCCCTCGCTTACCTGGACTTAAG TCGTAACCAACTGACTACCCTTCCTCGCGAAGTATGCAGACTTCCGTTGCAAACTTTGCTAGTAGCGCACAACAGACTGGTCTCACTTCCGGAAGAATTGGGCAGGATGTCAGCCCTCGCCGAACTCGATGCCGGCTGCAATGAAATATCAACCCTTCCCCCAAGGATCGGCGATTTGCCCAGACTAAGGAGCCTCGATCTCAGGAGCAATCTTTTGGTACAACTACCCATTG AGTTGACTTACCTTCGACTGGTGAAACTTGATATCAGTGGTAACAGGATATCTGTGCTGCCCAACGAActtagaaaaatgaagagcttGATCGACCTCAACCTCACCGAGAATCCTTTAACCTCACCTCCTGCATCG TTATGCGCACGAGGGCGCATCCACATTTTCAAGTATCTGGAAAGACAGGCCGCAAAGCACGAGAGAGCCAGAGGTGGTAGGGCCCGGCGCGGACCACTGGAGGCTCGAGGACATGCCACTCTCGACACAAGGCCTCATAGACGCCACAATGTCGACAGTGGATACAGCACCAGCGATGGAGTCGATAAGAGATGGTCACAAGAAATAAATTCTGGG GTACACGAGGGTGATATTCGTGGCACTTGGCGCCAGGAGTGTTCGCCGCTTTCTATTGCCTTACCTGCCCGAGACGCAGGCATAAATGGTTCGTGCAGTGGTACCTCGACTCCCAGTACTATTTCGCCAGGAGAACATACCTCGCTGGAAGATGAGCTTGGAAAG gcCATGATACTCCACGACCAACTGGAGAAGAGGAGGTTGGATACCAGCGTGCCTGAAAATGTTGGGGATCCCAGAAGATTGACGTCTGCTCATTGCCCTATCTCGACTAACGCACCGAG TCATTTGGAAAGTATCCCGTTGACCCAAATCGTACAACAACCCCTTGGCACCTCGCAATCCATGCAACCCATTCAAACGACAGGCAACAATTCGCCACAGGTCAACGGTGATGAAAAGAGGCCCTTGAATCACATTCAGACGTACAG AGAATACAAAGAGGCGCTGAGGCAGCAGAGGGTAAACGAGGGTCCGAGCGTGTACAGGCTCCGTGAGCAGGTCATGCCTCCCGGCAATGAATCTAACAACGAATCGCAGAGCAACGAATCAGACGCTGCCATCCACACCAAAGATAACTCCCAAACTAATAAGCAAATATTCACCGAGGAAAACTCCCTTAAAAGGCCCGTACAAAAAGTAACACCTTCTCggataaattatcaaaataGCGGGATCTTCAACGGGAGCAGTAACAacgagtataataataagaatgggAAACCAATGGAACAAGCTTACAGGAAGCCGAACTCACCTGTGAAATCTTCAAGCGGTATTTCGTCAATGAATTCCAGTCCCAGTCACACGCCCAGGCTGGTCAAAACTGCTATGGGATACGTCGATG GTAACAAGAGTCCGAACAGAAACAATGGGAGTCCGAAAGCGGCACGTTCGGTCACTTGGAACAGCAACATgcctgaaaaatattcattcactATGAGGAGAGAGTTTGAACGAGCCAAAGAAGAAGCTGACCTCATCGAACAGCTGCGAAAT CACATAGAGACCAGGCTGAAGATGGCCCTTCCCGAAGAACTGGCACCAGCGTTAACGGACGGAGTTGTTCTCTGCCACTTGGCAAACCACGTCAGACCTCGCTCTGTCGCTAGTATTCACGTTCCTTCCCCTGCAGTG cCAAAGCTGACCATGGCGAGGTGCAGGCGGAATGTGGACAATTTCCTCGAGGCCTGTCGGAAAATCGGAGTTGATGAG GAGGTGTTGTTGGACGGGGAAGCAATCATGGACGTGGGTTACATGGACGCCTATGGGCTGGAGGCTCTCGGGCGTCTTGTATCGTCGCTCGTTGAATTTGAGGGCTCCAAGGAACCTGCAGGTTCATCTCGTACGATTCAGGACCACGTCCTCTCCGCGATGCTTTTTGCCACCTTTATTACCACCCTGATGCTATTATACGTATTCCCTTTACCAGAATAG
- the LOC105686565 gene encoding leucine-rich repeat and calponin homology domain-containing protein isoform X1 — protein MAMVASNMSGHIQKQLTRSLERILEEAHLSGELKLSGRKLKEFPKTGVKYNLCDTVTADLSKNRFAELPEEVTEYPFLEKLQLYHNAIRVIPDTVVMLQSLAYLDLSRNQLTTLPREVCRLPLQTLLVAHNRLVSLPEELGRMSALAELDAGCNEISTLPPRIGDLPRLRSLDLRSNLLVQLPIELTYLRLVKLDISGNRISVLPNELRKMKSLIDLNLTENPLTSPPASLCARGRIHIFKYLERQAAKHERARGGRARRGPLEARGHATLDTRPHRRHNVDSGYSTSDGVDKRWSQEINSGVHEGDIRGTWRQECSPLSIALPARDAGINGSCSGTSTPSTISPGEHTSLEDELGKVGKAMILHDQLEKRRLDTSVPENVGDPRRLTSAHCPISTNAPSHLESIPLTQIVQQPLGTSQSMQPIQTTGNNSPQVNGDEKRPLNHIQTYREYKEALRQQRVNEGPSVYRLREQVMPPGNESNNESQSNESDAAIHTKDNSQTNKQIFTEENSLKRPVQKVTPSRINYQNSGIFNGSSNNEYNNKNGKPMEQAYRKPNSPVKSSSGISSMNSSPSHTPRLVKTAMGYVDGNKSPNRNNGSPKAARSVTWNSNMPEKYSFTMRREFERAKEEADLIEQLRNHIETRLKMALPEELAPALTDGVVLCHLANHVRPRSVASIHVPSPAVPKLTMARCRRNVDNFLEACRKIGVDEEVLLDGEAIMDVGYMDAYGLEALGRLVSSLVEFEGSKEPAGSSRTIQDHVLSAMLFATFITTLMLLYVFPLPE, from the exons ATGGCGATGGTCGCGTCGAATATGAGTGGTCATATACAAAAACAGTTGACCCGCTCCTTGGAGCGGATTTTGGAAGAGGCCCACCTGAGTGGCGAGCTCAAACTCAGCGGGCGCAAGCTCAAGGAGTTCCCGAAAACCGGTGTCAAGTACAACTTGTGCGACACCGTTACCGCAG ATTTGTCGAAGAATCGGTTTGCAGAACTACCGGAAGAGGTGACAGAGTACCCTTTTCTCGAGAAGCTGCAACTTTATCACAATGCTATACGAGTGATTCCCGATACCGTTGTGATGCTCCAGTCCCTCGCTTACCTGGACTTAAG TCGTAACCAACTGACTACCCTTCCTCGCGAAGTATGCAGACTTCCGTTGCAAACTTTGCTAGTAGCGCACAACAGACTGGTCTCACTTCCGGAAGAATTGGGCAGGATGTCAGCCCTCGCCGAACTCGATGCCGGCTGCAATGAAATATCAACCCTTCCCCCAAGGATCGGCGATTTGCCCAGACTAAGGAGCCTCGATCTCAGGAGCAATCTTTTGGTACAACTACCCATTG AGTTGACTTACCTTCGACTGGTGAAACTTGATATCAGTGGTAACAGGATATCTGTGCTGCCCAACGAActtagaaaaatgaagagcttGATCGACCTCAACCTCACCGAGAATCCTTTAACCTCACCTCCTGCATCG TTATGCGCACGAGGGCGCATCCACATTTTCAAGTATCTGGAAAGACAGGCCGCAAAGCACGAGAGAGCCAGAGGTGGTAGGGCCCGGCGCGGACCACTGGAGGCTCGAGGACATGCCACTCTCGACACAAGGCCTCATAGACGCCACAATGTCGACAGTGGATACAGCACCAGCGATGGAGTCGATAAGAGATGGTCACAAGAAATAAATTCTGGG GTACACGAGGGTGATATTCGTGGCACTTGGCGCCAGGAGTGTTCGCCGCTTTCTATTGCCTTACCTGCCCGAGACGCAGGCATAAATGGTTCGTGCAGTGGTACCTCGACTCCCAGTACTATTTCGCCAGGAGAACATACCTCGCTGGAAGATGAGCTTGGAAAGGTAGGCAAG gcCATGATACTCCACGACCAACTGGAGAAGAGGAGGTTGGATACCAGCGTGCCTGAAAATGTTGGGGATCCCAGAAGATTGACGTCTGCTCATTGCCCTATCTCGACTAACGCACCGAG TCATTTGGAAAGTATCCCGTTGACCCAAATCGTACAACAACCCCTTGGCACCTCGCAATCCATGCAACCCATTCAAACGACAGGCAACAATTCGCCACAGGTCAACGGTGATGAAAAGAGGCCCTTGAATCACATTCAGACGTACAG AGAATACAAAGAGGCGCTGAGGCAGCAGAGGGTAAACGAGGGTCCGAGCGTGTACAGGCTCCGTGAGCAGGTCATGCCTCCCGGCAATGAATCTAACAACGAATCGCAGAGCAACGAATCAGACGCTGCCATCCACACCAAAGATAACTCCCAAACTAATAAGCAAATATTCACCGAGGAAAACTCCCTTAAAAGGCCCGTACAAAAAGTAACACCTTCTCggataaattatcaaaataGCGGGATCTTCAACGGGAGCAGTAACAacgagtataataataagaatgggAAACCAATGGAACAAGCTTACAGGAAGCCGAACTCACCTGTGAAATCTTCAAGCGGTATTTCGTCAATGAATTCCAGTCCCAGTCACACGCCCAGGCTGGTCAAAACTGCTATGGGATACGTCGATG GTAACAAGAGTCCGAACAGAAACAATGGGAGTCCGAAAGCGGCACGTTCGGTCACTTGGAACAGCAACATgcctgaaaaatattcattcactATGAGGAGAGAGTTTGAACGAGCCAAAGAAGAAGCTGACCTCATCGAACAGCTGCGAAAT CACATAGAGACCAGGCTGAAGATGGCCCTTCCCGAAGAACTGGCACCAGCGTTAACGGACGGAGTTGTTCTCTGCCACTTGGCAAACCACGTCAGACCTCGCTCTGTCGCTAGTATTCACGTTCCTTCCCCTGCAGTG cCAAAGCTGACCATGGCGAGGTGCAGGCGGAATGTGGACAATTTCCTCGAGGCCTGTCGGAAAATCGGAGTTGATGAG GAGGTGTTGTTGGACGGGGAAGCAATCATGGACGTGGGTTACATGGACGCCTATGGGCTGGAGGCTCTCGGGCGTCTTGTATCGTCGCTCGTTGAATTTGAGGGCTCCAAGGAACCTGCAGGTTCATCTCGTACGATTCAGGACCACGTCCTCTCCGCGATGCTTTTTGCCACCTTTATTACCACCCTGATGCTATTATACGTATTCCCTTTACCAGAATAG
- the LOC105686565 gene encoding leucine-rich repeat and calponin homology domain-containing protein isoform X3: MAMVASNMSGHIQKQLTRSLERILEEAHLSGELKLSGRKLKEFPKTGVKYNLCDTVTADLSKNRFAELPEEVTEYPFLEKLQLYHNAIRVIPDTVVMLQSLAYLDLSRNQLTTLPREVCRLPLQTLLVAHNRLVSLPEELGRMSALAELDAGCNEISTLPPRIGDLPRLRSLDLRSNLLVQLPIELTYLRLVKLDISGNRISVLPNELRKMKSLIDLNLTENPLTSPPASLCARGRIHIFKYLERQAAKHERARGGRARRGPLEARGHATLDTRPHRRHNVDSGYSTSDGVDKRWSQEINSGVHEGDIRGTWRQECSPLSIALPARDAGINGSCSGTSTPSTISPGEHTSLEDELGKVGKAMILHDQLEKRRLDTSVPENVGDPRRLTSAHCPISTNAPSHLESIPLTQIVQQPLGTSQSMQPIQTTGNNSPQVNGDEKRPLNHIQTYREYKEALRQQRVNEGPSVYRLREQVMPPGNESNNESQSNESDAAIHTKDNSQTNKQIFTEENSLKRPVQKVTPSRINYQNSGIFNGSSNNEYNNKNGKPMEQAYRKPNSPVKSSSGISSMNSSPSHTPRLVKTAMGYVDGNKSPNRNNGSPKAARSVTWNSNMPEKYSFTMRREFERAKEEADLIEQLRNHIETRLKMALPEELAPALTDGVVLCHLANHVRPRSVASIHVPSPAVPKLTMARCRRNVDNFLEACRKIGVDENLVCCASDVLEGGRGVVRVAVTVAELLRFHRMRSPLHITSSATLPIIASDLTA, translated from the exons ATGGCGATGGTCGCGTCGAATATGAGTGGTCATATACAAAAACAGTTGACCCGCTCCTTGGAGCGGATTTTGGAAGAGGCCCACCTGAGTGGCGAGCTCAAACTCAGCGGGCGCAAGCTCAAGGAGTTCCCGAAAACCGGTGTCAAGTACAACTTGTGCGACACCGTTACCGCAG ATTTGTCGAAGAATCGGTTTGCAGAACTACCGGAAGAGGTGACAGAGTACCCTTTTCTCGAGAAGCTGCAACTTTATCACAATGCTATACGAGTGATTCCCGATACCGTTGTGATGCTCCAGTCCCTCGCTTACCTGGACTTAAG TCGTAACCAACTGACTACCCTTCCTCGCGAAGTATGCAGACTTCCGTTGCAAACTTTGCTAGTAGCGCACAACAGACTGGTCTCACTTCCGGAAGAATTGGGCAGGATGTCAGCCCTCGCCGAACTCGATGCCGGCTGCAATGAAATATCAACCCTTCCCCCAAGGATCGGCGATTTGCCCAGACTAAGGAGCCTCGATCTCAGGAGCAATCTTTTGGTACAACTACCCATTG AGTTGACTTACCTTCGACTGGTGAAACTTGATATCAGTGGTAACAGGATATCTGTGCTGCCCAACGAActtagaaaaatgaagagcttGATCGACCTCAACCTCACCGAGAATCCTTTAACCTCACCTCCTGCATCG TTATGCGCACGAGGGCGCATCCACATTTTCAAGTATCTGGAAAGACAGGCCGCAAAGCACGAGAGAGCCAGAGGTGGTAGGGCCCGGCGCGGACCACTGGAGGCTCGAGGACATGCCACTCTCGACACAAGGCCTCATAGACGCCACAATGTCGACAGTGGATACAGCACCAGCGATGGAGTCGATAAGAGATGGTCACAAGAAATAAATTCTGGG GTACACGAGGGTGATATTCGTGGCACTTGGCGCCAGGAGTGTTCGCCGCTTTCTATTGCCTTACCTGCCCGAGACGCAGGCATAAATGGTTCGTGCAGTGGTACCTCGACTCCCAGTACTATTTCGCCAGGAGAACATACCTCGCTGGAAGATGAGCTTGGAAAGGTAGGCAAG gcCATGATACTCCACGACCAACTGGAGAAGAGGAGGTTGGATACCAGCGTGCCTGAAAATGTTGGGGATCCCAGAAGATTGACGTCTGCTCATTGCCCTATCTCGACTAACGCACCGAG TCATTTGGAAAGTATCCCGTTGACCCAAATCGTACAACAACCCCTTGGCACCTCGCAATCCATGCAACCCATTCAAACGACAGGCAACAATTCGCCACAGGTCAACGGTGATGAAAAGAGGCCCTTGAATCACATTCAGACGTACAG AGAATACAAAGAGGCGCTGAGGCAGCAGAGGGTAAACGAGGGTCCGAGCGTGTACAGGCTCCGTGAGCAGGTCATGCCTCCCGGCAATGAATCTAACAACGAATCGCAGAGCAACGAATCAGACGCTGCCATCCACACCAAAGATAACTCCCAAACTAATAAGCAAATATTCACCGAGGAAAACTCCCTTAAAAGGCCCGTACAAAAAGTAACACCTTCTCggataaattatcaaaataGCGGGATCTTCAACGGGAGCAGTAACAacgagtataataataagaatgggAAACCAATGGAACAAGCTTACAGGAAGCCGAACTCACCTGTGAAATCTTCAAGCGGTATTTCGTCAATGAATTCCAGTCCCAGTCACACGCCCAGGCTGGTCAAAACTGCTATGGGATACGTCGATG GTAACAAGAGTCCGAACAGAAACAATGGGAGTCCGAAAGCGGCACGTTCGGTCACTTGGAACAGCAACATgcctgaaaaatattcattcactATGAGGAGAGAGTTTGAACGAGCCAAAGAAGAAGCTGACCTCATCGAACAGCTGCGAAAT CACATAGAGACCAGGCTGAAGATGGCCCTTCCCGAAGAACTGGCACCAGCGTTAACGGACGGAGTTGTTCTCTGCCACTTGGCAAACCACGTCAGACCTCGCTCTGTCGCTAGTATTCACGTTCCTTCCCCTGCAGTG cCAAAGCTGACCATGGCGAGGTGCAGGCGGAATGTGGACAATTTCCTCGAGGCCTGTCGGAAAATCGGAGTTGATGAG AATCTGGTGTGCTGTGCTAGCGATGTACTAGAAGGTGGTCGTGGGGTCGTTAGAGTGGCGGTGACGGTTGCGGAATTGCTTCGATTCCACCGAATGAGATCGCCTTTGCACATCACGTCCTCCGCAACGCTGCCCATTATAGCTAGCGATTTGACCGCTTAG